GATGCTCACGGCAACCCGCTGTCCCCCGAGGAGCTCGCGACGCTGCGGGCCGGCGACGACGTGTCGACCAACACCGACACCATCATCCTCGTCCGCATCCCGAACAACGGGACGTCGGCGACCGCGATCTCGATCCCCCGCGACTCATATGTCGAGGCGCCCGGCTGGGGAAAGATGAAGATCAACGGCGTCTTCGGAGACGTGAAGCTCGACCGCATGAAGCAGCTCGTCGAGGTCGAGGGCGAGGATCCGACGGTCGCCGAGCCGCAGGCCACCGAGGCCGGTCGCGAGATGCTCATCCAAACGGTCGCCGATCTCACCGGCGTCACCGTCGACCATTACGCCGAGATCGGGCTGCTCGGCTTCGCACTCATCACCGATGCGCTCGGCGGCGTCAACGTGTGTCTGAACAACCCGGTCTACGAACCGCTCTCGGGTGCCGACTTCGCGGCCGGTTGGCAGAAGCTCAACGGCCCACAGGCTTTGAGCTTCGTGCGGCAGCGGCACGGCCTCCCCCGCGGCGACCTGGACCGTGTCACCCGGCAGCAGGCGTTCATGGCTTCGCTCGCGCACGAGGCGCTTTCGAGCAAGACCTTGTCGAGCCCGGCCACGCTGGGACGGATCCAGGACGCCGTGCAGCGTTCGGTGGTGATCTCCGACGGTTGGAACATCATGGATTTCATCAGCCAGCTGCAGAACCTGGCCGGCGGGAATGTCGCGTTCGCGACCATTCCGATCCTGCGTGAGGACGGCTGGAGCGACGACGGGATGCAGAGCGTCGTGCGGGTGGACCCGCAACAGGTCCGCGACTGGGTGACGAGCCTGCTCCAAGGCCAGGACGAGGGCAAAACCGAGGAACTCGCCTACTCGCCGGCCAAGACCACCGTCGAGGTGCTCAACGGCACCGACATCAACGGTCTGGCCGCCTCGGTGTCTCAGGTGCTCACCCAGAAGGGCTTCACGCCGGGCGACACCGGCAACCATGAGGGTGGGCCGGTGGCCGGCAGTCAGGTGCTGGCGGCCAAATCCGATGATCTCGGCGCCCAGGAGGTCGCGAAGAATCTCGGCGGGCTGCCGGTGCATGAGGATTCGTCGATTCCCGCGGGATCGGTCCGGGTGGTGCTCGGCGACGACTACACCGGGCCCGGCTCCGGGCTCGACGGCAGCGCTCCGCTGACCTCGGTGGACGCCGCCTCGTCCACCGCGAACGGCTACGCCGACGGTTCGGACGGCAGTGAGACGCCCCCACCCCCGCCGTCACCGATTCTCACTGCGGGTTCCGACCCGCAGTGCGTGAACTGACCGATCACCGAATGAGCGAGCAATGAGCACAGTCAGCGGCGCCGTGCTGGATCCACTGTTGGCGTCCGATCCGGCCGGACCTCGGATCACGTACTACGACGACGCCACCGGCGAACGCATCGAGCTGTCCGCCGTGACCCTGGCCAACTGGGCGGCCAAGACGGCCAACCTGTTACGCGACGAGCTGGGTGCGGGTCCGCAGACCCGTGTCGCCGTGCTGCTGCCCGCGCACTGGCAGACCGCCGCGGTGCTGTTCGGGATCTGGTGGATCGGGGCCGAGGTCGTGTTGGAGGGCTCTGCCGACATCGCGCTGTGCACCCGTGACCGGCTCGACGACGCGGACGACGCCGTGTCGGGCGGTGAGGTCGCGGTGCTCTCGCTCGATCCGTTCGGCAAGCCTGCCGCCGATCTCCCGGTGGGCGTGACCGACTATGCGACGTCGGTGCGCGTGCACGGCGATCAGATCGTGCCTGAGCGCCATCCGGGACCGGCGCTGGCCGGCCAGTCTGTCGACGAGGTTCTCGCCGCGGCTCGAAATGCCGCGGTCTCAAGCGGTTTCACCGCGAGCGACCGCGTGCTCTCGACCGCGACATGGGGTACCCCGGACGAACTCGTCGCAAATCTGCTGTCGGTGTTCGTCGTCGGCGCGTCGCTCGTACAGGTTGCCAATCCCGACCCCGCCGCGCAGGAGCGCCGACGCCAGACCGAAAAAGTCACCCGCGGTTAGGACTTGTCGGACCCGGCGGGTCACTTTTTCTGCCGAGCAGACGTGAACTGCCCGATTTTCACGGGGAAATGGGCAGTTTCACGTCTGCTCGCGGAACTACTTCAGCAGGGCGCGGCTCATGACCACGCGCTGGATCTGGTTGGTGCCCTCGTAGATCTGGGTGATCTTGGCATCACGCATCATCCGCTCGACCGGGAAGTCCTGCGTGTACCCGGCGCCACCGAACAGCTGCACCGCATCGGTGGTGACCTCCATGGCCACATCCGAGGCAAAACACTTGCTCGCCGCCGAGATGAACCCCAGCTGGCCCTCGCCGCGCTCGGCGCGCGCTGCGGCGGTGTACACCATCAACCGGGCGGCCTCGACCTTCATCGCCATGTCGGCCAGCATGAACTGCACCGCCTGGAAATCACTGATCGACGTGCCGAACTGCTTGCGGTCCTTGGTGTACTCGATCGCCGCGTCCAGTGCACCTTGCGCGATACCCACGGCCTGCGCACCGATCGTCGGCCGGGTGTGATCCAGCGTCGCCAACGCGGTCTTGAACCCCGTCCCCGGCTCACCGATGATCCGGTCCCCGGGAATGCGGCAGTTCTCGAAATACAACTCGGTGGTCGGCGAACCCTTGATGCCGAGCTTGCGCTCCTTGGGCCCCACCGAAAAACCCTCGTCGTCCTTGTGCACCATGAACGCCGAGATGCCGTTGGCGCCCTTGTCCGGATCGGTCACCGCCATCACCGTGTACCAGGAAGACTTGCCGCCGTTGGTGATCCAGCACTTGGTGCCGTTGAGGATCCAGTCGTCCCCGTCGGCCTTGGCACGGGTGCGCATGCTCGCCGCATCACTACCCGCCTCACGCTCGGACAACGCATACGACGCCATCGCCTCGCCAGAAGCCAACGACGGCAACACCTTCTGCTTGAGTTCCTCGGAACCGCGCAGGATCAGGCCCATCGTGCCCAGCTTGTTGACCGCCGGGATCAACGACGCCGACGCGTCGACCCGCGCGACCTCTTCGATCACGATGCACGCCGCGACTGAATCCGCACCCTGGCCCCCGTACTCCTCGGGCACGTGTACGGCGTTGAAACCCGAGGCGTTCAACGCGTCGAGCGCCTCCTGGGGGAACCGGGCCAGCTCGTCGACCTCGGCCGCGTGCGGAGCGATCTCCTTCTCCGCCAAGGCCCGGATCGCCGCACGCAGCTCCTGGTGTTCCTCGGGCAGCTGAAACAGATCGAATGATGGGTTACCGCCCCAACCAGCCATGATCTTCTCCTTAGCGCTCTTCGCTCTCTGGTTTCAATCGTTGCCCGGACGGCACATCTAGTACATCGCCCTGCTACTTTTGGTACCCAGTACCATACCACCGGAACTGAGTACCCAAGGAGGTGCGCCCATGTCCGACCTGCCGAGCACCCGGGACCGGCTGGTGAGCGCGGCGTTCGATCTGTTCGAGGAACGCGGATACGAGGCCGCCAGCGTCGATGACATCGCGGCACGCGCGGGAGTGGGACGCACCACGGCGTTTCGTCAGTTCGGATCGAAAGAGGCGTTGATCTTCCCCGAGCACGAGGCGTTGCTGCGCCGCGCCGACGAGAGGTTGTCGACGGCGCCGGCCGAAGCTCTTCCTGCCGAAGTCATCGCGGTGGCGACCTCGGTGTTCGAGCACTATCTCGCGGAAGGCGAGCGGGCACGGACGCGGTATCGGCTCACGCGCTCGGTACCTGCCCTGCGCGACTTCGAAACGGCGGTGGTGTCGCGGTATGCACGGCTGTTCGCCCGGCACCTGCGCGCCGCGCAGGCCAGGGAACAGACCAAGGATTGGACGGCAGGCCTTCGCGCAGAACTGTTCGCCAACGCCGTCGTCGCTGCACACAATCACGTACTGCGCCGATGGCTGCGCGGCGACGTGTCCAGCCCACGGTCGGACCTCGCCGAGGCATTGGCCGCCACCTGGCCGATCTACCGGGGCGGCAGCGGCCGCACCGCGGTTGTGGTGCTCTCGACCGATGAACCGATCGAATCTCTGACCCCCCGGATTCGAGAGCTCATCGGCGATTGACCCCGGACGGGGGTTGCTGACGCGCCGGGTTTCAGCCCTCGCCCAACAGACGCTCCCGCAACGCCTCGTCTTTGGCCAGCACCATGGCTTCGAGGTCGGCCTGGAAGGTCGTCATCTTGGCGCGAAGTCCCGCGTCGGCGGATCCGAGGATGCGTACGGCAAGCAGTCCGGCGTTGCGGGCCCCGCCGATCGAGACCGTCGCCACCGGTACACCGGCGGGCATCTGCACGATCGACAGCAGTGAATCCATGCCGTCGAGGCGCGCCAACGGGACCGGCACGCCGATCACCGGCAGCGGGGTCGCCGACGCGACCATGCCGGGAAGATGGGCCGCCCCACCGGCGCCCGCGATGATCACCTCGATACCGCGGTCGGCGGCGTTCTTGGCGTAGTCGAGCATGCGTCCCGGCGTGCGATGCGCCGACACGACACCGACCTCGAACGGCACCTCGAACTCGGCCAGTGCCTCCGCGGCATCCGACATCACCGACCAGTCGCTGTCGCTGCCCATGATGAGCCCGACCCGCGGCTTACCTGCCATCACTCGCCTCCTGAAGCGTCCGAGAACCCCGTCATCGGTGCGGATCCCATCCGTCGGTCCACACCCCGTGCGACAGCCAGTGCGCCGCTCGCACCGCGCGTTCGCGCACCTCATCCATGTCCGAGCCGAGCACGTTGACGTGCCCGAGCTTGCGTCCCGGCCGCTCGCCTTTGCCGTACAGGTGCACCTTGGCGTCCGGGATCCGCGCGAACAGGTGATGCAGCCGTTCGTCCATCGACATCTGCGGGGTCTCGGGCGCGCCGAGCACATTGGCCATCGCCACCGCAGACGCGATCGCGGCGGTATCGCCCAGCGGATAGTCGAGCACGGCGCGCAGATGCTGCTCGAACTGGCTGGTCACCGAGCCGTTCATGGTCCAGTGCCCCGAGTTGTGCGGCCGCATGGCCAGTTCGTTGACCAGCAGCATGCCATCGACGGTCTCGAACAGCTCGACGGCCAGCACGCCGACGACACCGAGTTCGGCGGCCAGACGCAGGCCGAGTTGCTGCGCCTCCACACGCAGTTCCTCACTCAGCCCCGGGGCGGGGGCATACGCCTCGACGCAGATGCCGTCGCGCTGGACGGTCTCGACGACCGGCCACGCCGCGCCCTGCCCGAACGGGGACCGCGCCACGAGGGCGGCGAGTTCCCGGCGCATCTCCACACGTTCCTCGGCGAGCAACGCGACCCCGTCGGCCAGGTAGCGCTCGACGATGCCGCGAGCCTGCGCCACGTCGTCGGCCATCATGACGCCTTTGCCGTCGTAGCCGCCGCGGACGGTCTTGATCACCACGGGGCCGCCGATCTGGCGGACAAACTCCTCGATGTCGGCAACCGACCCGATCGCGGCGAAGCGCGGGACCGGCGCGCCGATCGCCTGCAGCTTGGTGCGCATCAGCAACTTGTCCTGCGCGTGCACCAGGGCCGCCGGCGGCGGAGCGACCGCCACGCCTTCGGCGACGAGCTTCTCGAGGTGCTCGGTGGGCACGTGCTCGTGGTCGAACGTCAGGACTGCGGCGCCATCCGCCGCCCGGCGCAGCGCATCGAGGTCGGTGTGGGAGCCGATGACGACGTCGGAGGTCACCTGGGCGGCGGATTCGTCTGGCGCGGTCGCGAGCACGCGAAGGGTCTGCCCCAGCGCGATCGCCGCCTGGTGGGTCATCCTGGCGAGTTGCCCGCCACCGATCATCGCCACCACAGGGGGCTTGTTGGAAGTAGTCGGCACAGTTGTCGGCACGAGCCCATCGTTTCATGAGCCCATCGCGCGCTTGTCATGGCCAGGTCATTGACCTGCGGTTAAGGTACGGCTTCGTCATCGCACCGCTCGTTTACGTACACTGCCTACCTGTGTCCTTTGCCGATGCGACAATCGCGCGCCTACCGCGGTTCGTCCGTCCCTACGCCGAACAACATCACGAACTGATCAAGTTCGCGATCGTCGGCGCGACGACGTTCGTGATCGACACGACGATCTTCTACACGCTCAAGCTCACGATCCTTGAGCCCAAGCCGGTGACCGCCAAGATCATCGCGGGCATCGTCGCGGTGATCGCCTCCTACATCCTCAATCGGGAGTGGAGTTTTCAGAATCGCGGGGGGCGTGAGCGCCATCACGAGGCGTTGTTGTTCTTCGCGTTCAGTGGGGTCGGCGTGCTGTTGTCGATGGCACCGCTGTACTTCTCCAGTTACGTGCTCGGCCTTCGCGTGCCCGAGGTGTCGCTGACGGTCGAGAACATCGCCGACTTCGTCTCCGCCTACATCTTGGGCAACCTGCTCCAGATGGCGTTCCGGTTCTGGGCTTTCCGCCGCTGGGTGTTCCCCGACGAACTCGGGGGCGCCCATGATCTGGCGCTGGAGTCCGCGCTCACCGGTGGCGGGATCGCCGAGGTGTTCGAGGAGCACGCCGAACACAAGCGCGATGCCGCAACCGTCACGCCACTGCGCAATCCCAGCCGCCGCAAACGCGCCGCCCGACTGGGCGAATCTCCCGACGAGCCCAGGATTTCGAGAACTTCCTGACGCTACGTCGCGCTCGGCGTGCTCGACGCACGGATCGACCGCTTGCGGGGGTCAGGCGTTCCGTTTGGCCCACCCGATGATCGCGGTGGCGACGAACAGTGCGGCGCCGAGCACGACCAACCAGAACAGTCCTTTGATGACCATCCCGAGCACGATGCAGATCAACCAGATCACCAGCAGCGCAACGATGAGACCCATCACGACAGACCCCTTTCAGAGCTGGGCAGCCGACCGCTCACTGTCGGATCTCACTTCTTGAAGGCGTCCTTGACCTTCTCGCCGGCTTGCTTCAGATTTCCGGTGGCCTGGTCTTTGTGGCCTTCGGCCTCGGTGTCCCTGTCCCCGGTCGCCTGTCCGACCTTCTCCTTGGCCTTGCCTGCCATTTCTTCGGCCTTGTTTTTCGCCTTGTCGACGGCACTCATGAATTCGTCTCCTCGTAGGTACCGGCCCCGGCTCGCCGGTCTGGCGAAAACCGTTGAGCGTTGTGCGGACACGGTGAGACTGCCCTGGCTCGGCCCGCGCCAAACGCCGAGACTCCGGGCGTGCGCGTCAGCTCGGCGATTCCTCGGAACCCAGCGTGTCGAAGACCTCGTGATACAGCAGTGAGTGCACGTGTTCCACGCGCGGAATGTCGTGGAACTCCAAGGGATCCTGCGCTGCCGATTCGATGATCAGGGTGCCGGTTCGCAATATCCGGTCGGTCAAACCGTGCTGGAATTCAACGCTGTTGATGCGCGCGAGTGGGATGTCGATGCCTGAACGCGTGAGCACGCCGTGACGGAACATCACCCTGCGGTCGGTGATGACGAAGTGGGTGGTCCACCAGTTGAGAAACGGCCACAGCGTGAGCCATCCGACGAGCACCAACCAGATCGCGGTGATGACGATGAACAGGACGTTCTTGGCGGTCGGCTGCCAGTCCATGGTGTTCACCACAGCTGCGACGAACGCTGCCCCCGCGCTGGCGAAGATGAGAACGAAGATCGCGCCGATCAGGCGTTTCCAGTGCGGATGTCGGTGCAGAACCACCTGCTCGTCGTTTGCCAGCACGTTCTCCGGGTAGCCCACGGCAGAACTCTACGACCCCAGTGGACGCAGGTGCGTGATATCGCCGGCGGACACCCTGACCCGTTCGCCCCCGGTGTCGATCACCAAGCGCCCCAGGTCGTCGACGGACTCGGCGACGCCCTCGACACTGCGGTCGCCGGGCAGGCTCGCCCGCACCTGATTGCCGATCGTCACGCTGCGGGCGCGGTAGTCGGCGGCGAGCGACGGATCACCCGTACGCCAACTCTCGATACGCGCGGCGAGACGACGCAGCAGCACCGGTGCCAGGTGATTGCGGTCGACGGCGGGCGCTCCCTGTTGCGCCAGCGACGTCGCGCGCGGGTCCGGCGCCTCCTCGACGGTCAGGGTGACGTTGAGCCCGAGACCGACCACGACAACCTGCGTGGGGGCCATCTCGGCGAGGATGCCCGCCAGCTTGCCCGCCGATTCGGGCGGACCGACGAGCACGTCGTTGGGCCATTTCAAACCCGCGTCCACATCGCACACCTCGCCCACCGCGTCGACGATCGCGAGGCCGGTCGCGAGCGGCAGCCATCCCCACGTGTCGGTGGGCACACCCGCGGTGTCCACGCCGAACGACACGATCAGTTGCGAGCGCGGCGGCGCCGTCCACCGCCTGCCGTGTCTGCCGCGGCCTGCGTTCTGGAACTCCGCGAACAGCACCTTGCCCGCGATGTTCTCGCCGCCGGTCGCGCGGGCCAGCAGATCGGCGTTGGTCGATCCGGTTTCGTCGACGACGTCGACCTGCCGCCACGGTGCGGCGAGTCCGGAGGCCAGGGTGTTCACGTCAAGTGGGGTTCGCATAACGTCTGTCACCATACGGCGTCGGCATTCACCGCGGGCACTGCACGACCGACGCGCAGACCTCCTATGTAGAGCTTCCCTGTTCTCGACAGCCGTTGGGAGACACCCGGTTTCACAGCGGCCGGTACACCAGATCGTCGGTGTGCCAACGCCGTTGCCGCGGTGCGCGGCAAAGCGAACCGGCGCGCAGGGCCGAAGTCTGCGCTGTCCGCGCGAGCACCGCCGAGGTGCGTCGGCGCCGGACCGCGCCGCTGTCACTCGTCGCAGCCATTCTTAACTTCTGTCACAGCGGCGACGCCGCAGGTCCCCGCGCCGCCGAAGGTGACGCGGAACACGCGACGGGGGCCTCTCTTAGACGTGTCTTAAGGAAGCGGATACCATCGTCACCCATGACGAGCGTTACCGAGCCGTCCGCCGAGCATCAGGTGGACATCCACACCACTGCAGGCAAATTGGCCGATCTGAAGCGGCGGACCGAGGAGACGCTGCATCCCGTCGGCGAAGCCGCCGTCGAAAAGGTGCACGCCAAAGGCAAGCTGACGGCCCGCGAGCGCATCTACGCGCTGCTCGACGAGGGATCGTTCGTCGAGCTCGACGCGCTCGCGCGGCACCGCAGCACGAACTTCGGCCTGGAGAAGAACCGGCCGCTTGGCGACGGTGTGGTCACCGGTTACGGCACCATCGACGGCCGCGACGTCTGCATCTTCAGCCAGGACGCCACGGTGTTCGGCGGCAGCCTCGGCGAGGTCTACGGCGAGAAGATCGTCAAGGTCCAGGAGCTGGCCATCAAGACCGGCCGCCCGCTGATCGGCATCAACGACGGCGCGGGCGCCCGCATCCAGGAGGGTGTGGTCTCGCTCGGCCTGTACAGCCGGATCTTCCACAACAACATCAAGGCCTCGGGCGTCATCCCCCAGATCTCGCTGATCATGGGTGCCGCCGCGGGTGGCCACGTGTACTCCCCCGCGCTCACCGACTTCGTCATCATGGTCGACCAGACCAGCCAGATGTTCATCACCGGACCGGACGTCATCAAGACCGTCACCGGTGAGGACGTCACCATGGAGGAACTGGGGGGCGCCCACACCCACATGGCGAAGTCCGGGACCGCCCACTATGTCGCCTCGGGCGAGCAGGACGCCTTCGACTACGTGCGCGACCTGCTCAGCTACCTGCCGCCCAACAACTACGCCGAGCCGCCCCTGTACCCGGTCGCCACTCCGGAGGGCTCGATCGAGGAGACCCTCACCGAGGAGGACCTCGAGCTCGACACGCTGATTCCGGATTCACCGAACCAGCCGTACGACATGCACGAGGTCATCACCCGCATCCTCGACGACGACGAGTTCCTCGAGGTCCAGGCCGGCTACGCGGGCAACATCGTGGTCGGCTTCGGCCGTGTCGATGGCCGCCCGGTGGGCATCGTGGCCAATCAACCCACGCAGTTCGCCGGCTGCCTGGACATCAACGCCTCCGAGAAGGCCGCACGGTTCATCCGGACCTGTGACTGCTTCAACATCCCGATCGTGCTGCTGGTCGACGTTCCCGGCTTCCTGCCCGGCACCGATCAGGAATACAACGGCATCATCCGTCGCGGCGCCAAGCTGCTGTACGCCTACGGCGAGGCCACGGTCGCCAAGGTCACCGTGATCACCCGCAAGTCCTACGGCGGCGCGTATTGCGTGATGGGGTCCAAGGACATGGGCGCTGACGTCGTCGTGGCGTGGCCGACGGCCCAGATCGCCGTCATGGGCGCCTCCGGTGCGGTCGGCTTCGTCTACCGCCAGCAGCTCAAGCAGGCGGCGCAAGAGGGCCAAGATGTGGATGCGCTGCGGCTCGAACTGCAGCAGACCTACGAGGACACGCTGGTCAACCCGTACATCGCGGCCGAGCGTGGTTATGTCGACGCGGTGATCCCGCCGTCGCACACGCGCGGTTATGTCGCCAACGCCCTGCGGCTGCTCGAACGCAAGATCGTGCAGATGCCGCCGAAGAAGCACGGGAACATTCCCCTGTGAGCGGCGCGAACGATTCAACGCCTGTGAGCGGCGCGAACGATTCAACCCCTGTGAGCGGCGAGGAGGAGGCCGGCGTGAACGCCGAGGCACAGGCCGATCACGAGGCCCACATCAAGGTGCTGCGCGGTGAGCCGACGGACGAGGAGATGGCCGCGCTGATGGCCGTGTTGGCGGCAGCGGGCGGCGGCTCAGCCGAGCCGGTGAGCAAGGAACGCAACATGTGGGGCCATCCGGTCGACAAGTTGCGGTACTCGATCTTCAGCTGGCAGCGGGTGACGCTGTTGGAGCGGACCCACATGCGGCGGTGATGAGCCGCTTGCGCGAAGAACAAACGGGTCAGATGAGCCGCTTGCGCGAAGAACAAACGGGTCAGATGAGCCGCTTGCGCGAAGAACAACAGGGTCGGATGAGCCGCTTGCGCGAAGAACAAACGGGTCGGCTGAGCCGCTCATGACCCGGGTTGTTCTTGGTTCGGCGTCGTCGGGCCGGCTGAGTGTGCTGCGTAACGCCGGCATCGAACCGCTCGTCGTGGTTTCAGATGTCGACGAGGACGCGATCATCGCTGCGCACCCATCGGCTCGGCCGGATGAGGTCGTCGCGGCGTTGGCGGCGGCCAAGGCCGCCGAGGTGGTGACTCGGCTGTCCGCTTCGGAGGCCGCCGACGCGGTCGTGATCGGCTGTGATTCGATGCTGCTGCTCGACGGGAAGCTGTGCGGCAAACCCGGTTCGGTCGACGCCGCGCAACGCCAGTGGCAGACGATGGCGGGGCGGTCTGCCGATCTGTTGACCGGGCACTGCGTTATCCGGTTGCGGGACGGCGAGATCGTGGGCAATCTCACCGAATCGTCGGGCACCACAGTGCATTTCGGCTCCCCCGCCCCTGACGATCTGGCGGCGTACCTGGCGACGGGCGAACCGCTGTGGGTCGCAGGCGCATTCACTCTCGACGGGCTCGGCGGCTGGTTCATCGACCGTATCGAGGGCGATCCGTCGAACGTCATCGGCCTGAGTCTGCCGGTGCTGCGCGCCTTGTTCTCGCGACTGGGAGTGTCGATCGCCGAACTGTGGTCGGCGAACGGACGGTGAGAGGCGGCACCGAAGCGTTGACGACACGCCTTCGCGCGGAATGCGTGTCGTGACGGTCCGCTGACCCGGCAGTGACCAAATTGCAACAAACTCGGTCGGGCGGCACGCCGGGCACAAAGCTGTGAATTCCCTCACATCGGCCGACACTGGGGCGATGCCGGTCGAAGAAACGATGTGGGATGTCCGCGTCGAGCGCGACATCGAAACTTATGATCTGGAGCGGCTGCGCGCCGCGTTCGCTGACGTAATCGCCAAGCGGCTCGCACCGAGCAAACGCCTCCTGCGGGTCGTCACGTGGTGCCAGGACGGTGGTTCGCTGTTCCGCACCAAGTCCGGTCCGCGCCGCTACGCCGTGGCGTACGAGGTGGTGTACACGGCCTGAACGGTCACTGCGGCGCACGCTGCAGCTTCGGCACCACGTTGCCGGGGCCAGCCGGCACGAGGATCTTCCCGTCCCGGTCGACTATGGGGGAATCGGTGACGAATCCCGCGTCCGACCTGGCCGTGATTACTTCGGACTTGATCTCGTGCGTTGACGAGATGTCCCGGGTCGTGCACTTGCCCGATGCGGTGCTGCTGGTCTGCGGCACATCGGGCGCCCAGAGCAACTCGACGGTCATGTGCGCCGGCGCACCGTCGACGGGTGGCCGAGACGAGGTCGACGCCACACATTGCTCTGCACCCCGCATGTTCCGCCAGCTCCGATAGCCCTTGACACCGGTGTCCGGTGGCACCAGGAAGTACGCCGTGGCGATCTGCGTCCGGTCGGACCCAACCGGATCCACCACGTAGCCGATGACGGGCAGTGCACCCCGACGCTCCGGCTTCGGGGGCTGGTAGGCCTGGACCGCTGCGTTCCACTCGTCGCGCTGCTTCTGCTCGGCTTCGCGCTCGGCCTTGTCGTTCTGGGCCGACCAACCGAGGATCGCGATGAAGATCGACGCCACGATGACGACGAGCCCGCCGAGGGCGGTCATCGCATACGACGCGTCGCTGGGCTCGTTGGCCTCAGGGTTCTTGTACTTCCACGATTCGGCGGCCCACCACAGCTTGCGCGGCCGCAGCAGCATGATGAGACCCGTTGGAATACCGATGATCACACCGAGGACCACAAATCCCACGGGGGGAGCCTAACGCCACCGAACAGGGCGGCCATGCGGCAATTAGCGGCGGCGATCAGGTGTTTCGCCCCACTGCCGGGACAACGTTC
This genomic window from Mycolicibacterium goodii contains:
- a CDS encoding acyl-CoA carboxylase subunit beta; translated protein: MTSVTEPSAEHQVDIHTTAGKLADLKRRTEETLHPVGEAAVEKVHAKGKLTARERIYALLDEGSFVELDALARHRSTNFGLEKNRPLGDGVVTGYGTIDGRDVCIFSQDATVFGGSLGEVYGEKIVKVQELAIKTGRPLIGINDGAGARIQEGVVSLGLYSRIFHNNIKASGVIPQISLIMGAAAGGHVYSPALTDFVIMVDQTSQMFITGPDVIKTVTGEDVTMEELGGAHTHMAKSGTAHYVASGEQDAFDYVRDLLSYLPPNNYAEPPLYPVATPEGSIEETLTEEDLELDTLIPDSPNQPYDMHEVITRILDDDEFLEVQAGYAGNIVVGFGRVDGRPVGIVANQPTQFAGCLDINASEKAARFIRTCDCFNIPIVLLVDVPGFLPGTDQEYNGIIRRGAKLLYAYGEATVAKVTVITRKSYGGAYCVMGSKDMGADVVVAWPTAQIAVMGASGAVGFVYRQQLKQAAQEGQDVDALRLELQQTYEDTLVNPYIAAERGYVDAVIPPSHTRGYVANALRLLERKIVQMPPKKHGNIPL
- a CDS encoding DUF6199 family natural product biosynthesis protein → MGFVVLGVIIGIPTGLIMLLRPRKLWWAAESWKYKNPEANEPSDASYAMTALGGLVVIVASIFIAILGWSAQNDKAEREAEQKQRDEWNAAVQAYQPPKPERRGALPVIGYVVDPVGSDRTQIATAYFLVPPDTGVKGYRSWRNMRGAEQCVASTSSRPPVDGAPAHMTVELLWAPDVPQTSSTASGKCTTRDISSTHEIKSEVITARSDAGFVTDSPIVDRDGKILVPAGPGNVVPKLQRAPQ
- a CDS encoding Maf family protein; this encodes MTRVVLGSASSGRLSVLRNAGIEPLVVVSDVDEDAIIAAHPSARPDEVVAALAAAKAAEVVTRLSASEAADAVVIGCDSMLLLDGKLCGKPGSVDAAQRQWQTMAGRSADLLTGHCVIRLRDGEIVGNLTESSGTTVHFGSPAPDDLAAYLATGEPLWVAGAFTLDGLGGWFIDRIEGDPSNVIGLSLPVLRALFSRLGVSIAELWSANGR
- a CDS encoding acyl-CoA carboxylase subunit epsilon is translated as MSGANDSTPVSGEEEAGVNAEAQADHEAHIKVLRGEPTDEEMAALMAVLAAAGGGSAEPVSKERNMWGHPVDKLRYSIFSWQRVTLLERTHMRR